A part of Myxococcus landrumus genomic DNA contains:
- a CDS encoding FixH family protein encodes MKTTLLLCLLMSAAPPAKPEAPADTGTAARAPRSAPVATVTSTSGRLRIDVMTDALPLRRGPRSFLIRVTESTTGKPVPGLRLAVQPWMPTMGHGLDEPVRITARGDSDFEISDLDLFMPGAWELRLTLSGTVDDKAVVAFKLAR; translated from the coding sequence ATGAAGACGACTCTGTTGCTGTGCCTGCTGATGAGCGCCGCGCCTCCTGCGAAGCCCGAGGCTCCTGCGGACACGGGGACTGCCGCCCGCGCTCCGCGGTCCGCGCCGGTGGCCACCGTGACGAGCACCTCGGGGCGCTTGCGCATCGATGTGATGACGGATGCGCTGCCGCTGCGGAGAGGTCCTCGGAGCTTCCTCATCCGCGTCACCGAGAGCACCACGGGGAAGCCCGTCCCAGGTCTGCGCCTCGCCGTTCAGCCGTGGATGCCCACCATGGGACATGGGCTCGATGAGCCCGTGCGAATCACAGCGCGTGGCGACAGTGACTTCGAAATCTCCGACCTGGACCTCTTCATGCCCGGAGCATGGGAGCTGCGCCTCACGCTGTCGGGCACCGTCGATGACAAGGCGGTCGTCGCCTTCAAGCTCGCCCGATGA
- a CDS encoding OmpA family protein — protein sequence MKPRSHASLLGGLAVLCAFSAEAQTQRIPSLELERLQLNPGAKDSLVLSTGDLLPDDTFRLGMTAHYQRRPLVLLRNDERQGTIVSDRVTVHFSGAYGLTDWLEVGAQVPVVAQWGPNTRALGFETPSTSALGTPWLQARAGILSESRGGPLDLGLHLGVALPLGSEEVLTKDDGFVFTPRLGLGKRLADTWRVGADVGALVRSKTYALTPGATPLRDEMGVEMNGGVNVTAELFGLREELVVRGTLPFADAPESLEVLLGLRSARTEGTEFYIMGGPGFGQTPGTPEFRVLAGVNFGPEGTKVASCVAGQPHDAARCPDLDADGDGVKNFADRCPVSPGLAQLNGCADTDDDQDGLLNLADRCPAQAENLNGFEDSDGCPDDPDSDGDGLADSKDACPDKAEDVDGFEDGNGCPDPDNDQDGVADARDACMNEAGPKENRGCPDKDRDGDGLVDRLDNCPDEPGTEKNHGCKQKQLAQIGEGQIRILESVFFENNQDVISARSHKLLDSVAAILASHPEIEKLRVEGHTDNTGKEDYNLDLSRRRAEAVVKYLVGKTVSRERLDAQGYGPKKPIAENTTKPGRAKNRRVEFRIVGDAEGVETKQGTPGADTLEK from the coding sequence TTGAAACCGAGAAGTCACGCATCCTTGCTCGGAGGACTGGCCGTCCTCTGTGCGTTTTCCGCTGAGGCACAGACCCAGCGGATCCCCAGCCTGGAGCTGGAGCGGCTGCAGTTGAACCCCGGCGCGAAGGACAGCCTCGTGCTGTCCACGGGCGACCTGCTGCCGGATGACACCTTCCGCCTGGGCATGACGGCCCACTACCAGCGCAGGCCGCTGGTGCTTCTGCGCAACGACGAGCGGCAGGGCACCATCGTCTCCGACCGCGTGACGGTGCACTTCAGCGGCGCCTATGGCCTGACGGACTGGTTGGAAGTCGGCGCGCAGGTGCCGGTGGTCGCGCAGTGGGGCCCGAACACGCGGGCGCTGGGCTTCGAGACGCCGTCGACCAGCGCGCTGGGCACGCCCTGGCTCCAGGCGCGCGCGGGCATCCTGTCCGAGTCGCGCGGAGGCCCGCTCGACCTCGGCCTGCACCTGGGTGTGGCCCTGCCCCTGGGCAGCGAAGAGGTGCTCACCAAGGATGATGGCTTCGTCTTCACCCCGCGACTGGGGCTCGGCAAGCGGCTGGCCGACACGTGGCGCGTGGGCGCGGACGTGGGCGCGCTCGTGAGGAGCAAGACGTACGCCCTCACCCCCGGCGCGACGCCGCTGCGCGATGAGATGGGCGTGGAGATGAACGGCGGCGTCAACGTCACCGCCGAGCTGTTTGGTTTGCGGGAAGAGCTGGTGGTGCGCGGCACGCTGCCGTTCGCGGACGCGCCCGAGTCGCTCGAGGTGCTGCTGGGTCTGCGCAGCGCCCGGACCGAGGGCACCGAGTTCTACATCATGGGCGGCCCTGGCTTCGGCCAGACGCCCGGCACGCCCGAGTTCCGCGTGCTGGCGGGCGTCAACTTCGGCCCCGAGGGCACGAAGGTCGCTTCATGTGTCGCGGGCCAGCCCCACGACGCGGCCCGCTGTCCCGACCTGGACGCGGATGGCGACGGCGTGAAGAACTTCGCGGACCGCTGCCCGGTGTCGCCCGGCCTCGCCCAGCTCAACGGCTGCGCGGACACGGATGACGACCAGGATGGCCTGCTCAACCTGGCGGACCGCTGCCCGGCCCAGGCGGAGAACCTCAACGGCTTCGAGGACTCCGACGGCTGCCCGGATGACCCGGACTCGGACGGCGATGGACTCGCGGACTCCAAGGACGCGTGCCCGGACAAGGCCGAGGACGTGGACGGCTTCGAGGACGGCAACGGCTGCCCGGACCCGGACAATGACCAGGACGGCGTGGCGGACGCGCGCGATGCCTGCATGAACGAGGCGGGCCCGAAGGAGAACCGCGGCTGCCCGGACAAGGACCGCGACGGCGATGGACTCGTGGACCGGCTGGACAACTGCCCGGATGAGCCCGGGACGGAGAAGAACCACGGCTGCAAGCAGAAGCAGCTCGCGCAGATTGGCGAGGGGCAGATTCGCATCCTCGAGTCGGTCTTCTTCGAGAACAACCAGGACGTCATCAGCGCGCGCAGCCACAAGCTGCTCGACAGCGTGGCGGCCATCCTCGCGTCGCACCCTGAAATCGAGAAGCTGCGCGTCGAGGGCCACACCGACAACACGGGCAAGGAAGACTACAACCTGGACCTCTCCCGGCGTCGCGCCGAGGCGGTGGTGAAGTACCTGGTGGGCAAGACGGTCAGCCGCGAGCGGCTGGACGCGCAGGGCTACGGCCCGAAGAAGCCCATCGCCGAGAACACCACCAAGCCAGGCCGCGCCAAGAACCGCCGCGTGGAGTTCCGCATCGTCGGTGACGCCGAGGGCGTCGAGACGAAGCAGGGAACCCCCGGGGCCGACACCCTCGAGAAGTGA
- a CDS encoding PadR family transcriptional regulator: protein MSKQMTEMLKGTLEGIVLAILSVQPEYGYEITARLREMGFSDIAEGTIYALLVRIEQRGLVVVEKVPSEKGPPRKVYSLNDQGQAYLEEFWQTWRFLNERLDQLQKGGR from the coding sequence GTGAGCAAGCAGATGACGGAGATGCTCAAGGGCACGCTGGAGGGCATCGTCCTGGCGATCCTGTCCGTGCAGCCGGAGTACGGCTACGAAATCACGGCGCGGTTGCGGGAGATGGGCTTCTCCGACATCGCCGAGGGCACCATCTATGCGCTGCTCGTCAGAATCGAGCAGCGCGGCCTGGTCGTCGTGGAGAAGGTCCCGTCCGAGAAGGGGCCTCCTCGCAAGGTGTACTCACTCAACGACCAGGGGCAGGCCTATCTCGAAGAGTTCTGGCAGACGTGGCGCTTCCTCAACGAACGGCTCGACCAGCTCCAAAAAGGAGGCAGGTGA
- a CDS encoding serine hydrolase domain-containing protein translates to MLDTTHGIAVQGHVEDGWGKVADVFRANFKGTPGEVGAACCVYKDGRPVVDLWGGLAEREANRPWSKDTIALVASTTKGATAICAHLLAQRGELDLDAPVVKYWPEFGAAGKEHIPVRWLLSHQAGLPIVDGPLTFEDACAWHPVIRALEAQKPEWQPGTEHVYHSMTFGFLVGELVRRITGKSIGTFFADEVVAPLGLSAWIGLPEKQEERVARIEYAAPFTLEEMTAGMIETTGLDRDTVIAWMNAVWGPNSVQARAGLLGGALDHTSGYMNTRAFRAAEFPFGNMFSDAHSLARMYAATVSEVDGVRLLNPATVEKMTRVQTDKTRMNGLPPGLDVPANRSFYMSFGFWRACPPMPFVGPGSFGHPGSGGSVAFADPDAGVGFGYITNLWSFRIGEPRASNLAAAVVDCLGSRR, encoded by the coding sequence ATGTTGGATACGACTCATGGAATCGCAGTGCAGGGACACGTGGAGGACGGCTGGGGGAAAGTGGCCGATGTCTTCCGGGCGAACTTCAAGGGAACCCCCGGCGAAGTGGGTGCGGCGTGTTGTGTCTACAAAGACGGCCGCCCCGTGGTCGACCTGTGGGGCGGTCTCGCCGAGCGCGAAGCGAACCGCCCGTGGAGCAAGGACACCATCGCGTTGGTCGCCTCCACGACCAAAGGCGCGACGGCGATCTGCGCCCATCTGCTGGCACAGCGAGGCGAGCTCGACCTGGATGCGCCCGTGGTCAAGTACTGGCCTGAGTTCGGCGCCGCCGGCAAGGAACACATCCCGGTGCGCTGGCTGCTCTCACACCAGGCCGGTCTGCCCATCGTCGACGGCCCCCTGACCTTCGAGGACGCCTGCGCGTGGCATCCCGTCATCCGGGCACTCGAGGCACAGAAGCCGGAGTGGCAGCCGGGAACCGAGCACGTCTACCACAGCATGACTTTCGGCTTCCTGGTCGGGGAGCTGGTACGGCGCATCACGGGCAAGTCGATTGGCACCTTCTTCGCCGACGAAGTCGTGGCCCCTCTCGGACTGAGCGCCTGGATAGGTCTGCCGGAGAAGCAGGAGGAACGGGTGGCGCGAATCGAGTACGCCGCTCCGTTCACGTTGGAGGAGATGACCGCCGGGATGATTGAAACCACCGGCCTCGACAGGGACACGGTCATCGCTTGGATGAACGCCGTGTGGGGTCCGAACTCCGTGCAGGCCCGCGCCGGCCTGCTCGGCGGTGCCCTCGACCACACCAGCGGGTACATGAACACGCGTGCCTTCCGCGCCGCGGAGTTCCCCTTCGGGAACATGTTCTCGGACGCCCACTCACTGGCGCGGATGTACGCGGCGACAGTGAGCGAGGTCGACGGCGTGCGACTGCTCAATCCAGCCACGGTCGAGAAGATGACCCGCGTCCAGACCGACAAGACGAGGATGAATGGGCTGCCGCCGGGACTGGACGTTCCGGCCAACCGCTCCTTCTACATGTCGTTCGGATTCTGGCGAGCCTGCCCGCCGATGCCCTTCGTCGGGCCCGGGTCGTTCGGCCATCCCGGCTCCGGCGGTTCGGTCGCCTTCGCCGACCCCGATGCAGGAGTTGGCTTCGGCTACATCACGAACCTCTGGTCGTTCCGGATCGGCGAACCCCGAGCGTCGAACCTGGCCGCGGCGGTCGTGGACTGCCTCGGGTCTCGACGCTGA
- a CDS encoding thioredoxin family protein — translation MAMKTAVGVLLLLLAGCASQGSSTQRGTTPSNGISFIENDWKKALQAARERHLPLFVEVWAPWCQSCRSMRATVLPSPELRPNADRFIWLAINTEVDTNAAFLERYPIDTWPTLFVLEPEQGGVVSRSLGAVSVQQLLGYLNHSEQAFRQGREDLARADALALAGHHEEAATTYQQILETLPRNDSRRAGTTVSLLKSLAATGRAIDCVRQTAKELPALARVEDRSRLLYVGLGCALDIETDEARALRGTLEQEALRALDTPEGTLTSPQRSSLYEVVCEVREVAGDEPGMKQMAQTWWSFLEAEAVRAKDAEERAALDAHREMAAALMDRPEVAIPALERSEQEFPEDPGPPSRLASLYLMAGKKDLALAASERALSRVKGPSRTQVLVGHARVLRARGERAQAEQLLTEALRELGPDSPRSQRHRRILEFTLTQLREDNTPTP, via the coding sequence ATGGCAATGAAAACCGCTGTTGGCGTCCTGCTGTTGCTCCTCGCCGGCTGCGCCTCCCAAGGCTCCTCGACGCAGCGCGGCACGACCCCATCGAACGGGATTTCCTTCATCGAAAATGATTGGAAAAAAGCCCTCCAGGCAGCCCGGGAGCGCCACCTCCCCCTCTTCGTGGAGGTCTGGGCCCCCTGGTGCCAGTCCTGCCGCTCCATGCGCGCGACGGTGCTGCCCTCCCCCGAGCTGAGGCCGAATGCGGACCGTTTCATCTGGCTCGCCATCAACACGGAGGTCGACACCAACGCGGCCTTCCTCGAGCGCTACCCCATCGACACGTGGCCCACCCTGTTCGTCCTGGAGCCAGAGCAGGGCGGAGTCGTGAGCCGCTCGCTGGGCGCGGTGTCCGTGCAGCAGTTGCTCGGATACCTCAACCACTCCGAGCAGGCTTTCCGCCAAGGCCGCGAGGACCTCGCGCGAGCGGATGCACTCGCGCTCGCGGGCCACCACGAGGAAGCCGCCACCACGTATCAACAAATCCTGGAGACGCTGCCGCGCAATGACTCTCGCCGCGCCGGCACCACCGTCTCCCTGCTCAAGTCCCTCGCCGCCACCGGCCGCGCCATCGACTGCGTGAGACAGACAGCGAAGGAGCTGCCCGCGCTGGCTCGCGTGGAGGACCGCTCGCGGCTCTTGTACGTGGGCCTGGGCTGCGCGCTCGACATCGAGACCGACGAAGCACGGGCGCTGCGCGGCACGCTCGAACAGGAGGCCCTGCGGGCCCTCGACACGCCTGAAGGAACGCTGACCTCGCCGCAGCGCTCGTCGCTGTACGAAGTGGTCTGCGAGGTCCGCGAGGTGGCGGGTGATGAGCCCGGCATGAAGCAGATGGCACAGACGTGGTGGAGCTTCCTCGAGGCGGAGGCTGTGCGTGCGAAGGACGCGGAGGAGCGCGCGGCGCTGGACGCGCATCGCGAGATGGCGGCCGCGTTGATGGACCGCCCCGAAGTGGCCATCCCCGCCCTGGAGCGCAGCGAGCAGGAGTTTCCAGAGGACCCCGGTCCGCCTTCGCGCCTCGCCTCGCTGTATCTGATGGCGGGGAAGAAGGACCTGGCCCTCGCCGCGAGCGAGCGGGCCCTGTCGCGCGTGAAGGGCCCCTCGCGGACACAGGTGCTCGTGGGCCATGCCCGCGTCCTGCGCGCGCGAGGAGAGCGCGCCCAGGCGGAGCAGCTGCTCACCGAGGCCCTGCGCGAGCTGGGCCCGGACTCCCCGCGGAGCCAACGCCACCGGCGCATCCTCGAGTTCACCCTCACACAACTTCGCGAGGACAACACTCCGACGCCGTGA
- a CDS encoding DUF1048 domain-containing protein, with protein sequence MFISKFIAKVIGEKGQWRQYKARAQQLPPSYRTAIQALERYLMYFGMGGDGTAIYADLVDLFEQSAANRTPIRQIVGEDPVEFIETFVRNYPKGQWIIRERERLTHALARAEAEEAKGS encoded by the coding sequence ATGTTCATCTCAAAGTTCATCGCGAAGGTGATCGGCGAGAAGGGGCAATGGCGGCAATACAAGGCGCGCGCGCAACAACTTCCGCCGAGCTATCGCACGGCGATTCAAGCGCTGGAGCGGTACCTGATGTACTTCGGAATGGGAGGAGACGGGACCGCCATCTACGCGGACCTCGTCGACCTGTTCGAACAGAGCGCGGCGAACCGGACGCCCATTCGACAGATTGTCGGAGAAGACCCCGTGGAGTTCATCGAGACCTTCGTCCGGAACTACCCGAAGGGACAGTGGATCATCCGGGAACGTGAACGGCTGACCCACGCTCTCGCGCGCGCCGAAGCAGAAGAAGCAAAAGGAAGCTGA
- a CDS encoding RNA polymerase factor sigma-32 has product MQDSSHFSSPDSLSTYLSEINQYPLLTQPQEQELSRRFRKGDLMAGHQLVTANLRFVVKVAYEYRSYGLKMSDLIQEANIGLMKAVQKFDPDKGIRLISYAVWWIRAYIQNCILRNWSLVKLGTTQAQRRLFFSLARTRRELERMGAGDASVVNAEEIARKLNVKASEVREMEQRMGGRDLSLDAPVGEDGDATHLDFVESASASHEDEVADRQQAGLAKDLVQRALRRLDPRERFIIENRVMGDSEMTLSELGEHFGFSRERARQLEIRAKDKLKAELALLMADAGLDAASLAQG; this is encoded by the coding sequence ATGCAGGACTCTTCTCACTTCTCCTCCCCGGACTCCCTCTCCACGTACCTCTCGGAGATCAACCAATACCCGCTGTTGACGCAGCCGCAGGAGCAGGAGCTGTCACGTCGCTTCCGCAAGGGTGACCTGATGGCGGGGCACCAGTTGGTGACGGCCAACCTGCGCTTCGTGGTGAAGGTGGCCTACGAGTACCGCTCCTACGGGCTGAAGATGTCCGACCTCATCCAGGAGGCGAACATCGGCCTGATGAAGGCGGTGCAGAAGTTCGACCCGGACAAGGGCATCCGCCTCATCTCCTACGCGGTCTGGTGGATTCGCGCGTACATCCAGAACTGCATCCTGCGCAACTGGAGCCTGGTGAAGCTGGGCACCACGCAGGCGCAGCGCCGGCTCTTCTTCAGCCTGGCGCGCACGCGCCGCGAGCTGGAGCGCATGGGCGCCGGTGACGCGAGCGTCGTCAACGCGGAGGAGATTGCGCGCAAGCTCAACGTGAAGGCTTCCGAAGTGCGCGAGATGGAGCAGCGCATGGGCGGCCGCGACCTGTCGCTGGATGCGCCGGTGGGCGAGGACGGTGACGCCACCCACCTGGACTTCGTGGAGTCGGCCTCCGCATCCCACGAGGACGAAGTCGCGGACCGCCAGCAGGCGGGGCTCGCCAAGGACCTGGTCCAGCGCGCGCTTCGCCGGCTGGACCCGCGCGAGCGCTTCATCATCGAGAACCGCGTGATGGGCGACTCGGAGATGACGCTCAGCGAGCTGGGTGAGCACTTCGGCTTCTCCCGCGAGCGCGCCCGTCAGCTCGAGATTCGCGCCAAGGACAAGCTCAAGGCGGAGCTGGCCCTGCTCATGGCCGACGCGGGCCTGGACGCGGCCTCCCTCGCCCAGGGCTGA
- a CDS encoding SCO family protein, with product METTSQEQSPARVRRWRALLLVGAFALVAGLGLPLWRDSQARMRAGGLPTFGNLPAFQLTDQTGRAFSDADLRGEVVVADFMFTRCPTVCPLLTAKMVRLQREARDSGLSVRFVSFSVDPRYDTPERLAAYAKTRHLDTSNWSFLTGSLETVETTVLEGFRVMMGRDADAGDDDFLSIFHGEHFVLVDAEGRIRGYYRVVDDSGGLESLQRDLEALVRTRGG from the coding sequence ATGGAGACGACGTCCCAGGAACAATCCCCCGCTCGCGTCCGGCGCTGGAGGGCCCTGCTGCTGGTGGGCGCATTCGCGCTCGTCGCGGGGCTCGGCCTGCCGCTGTGGCGCGACAGTCAGGCTCGCATGCGTGCGGGTGGCCTCCCCACCTTCGGAAACCTCCCCGCGTTCCAACTGACGGACCAGACCGGACGCGCGTTCTCCGACGCGGACCTGCGCGGTGAAGTCGTGGTCGCGGACTTCATGTTCACCCGCTGCCCCACGGTGTGCCCGCTGCTCACCGCGAAGATGGTGCGCCTCCAGCGTGAGGCCCGCGACAGCGGCCTCTCCGTGCGCTTCGTGTCGTTCAGCGTGGACCCTCGCTACGACACGCCCGAGCGGCTCGCCGCGTACGCGAAGACGCGTCACCTCGACACCTCCAACTGGTCCTTCCTCACCGGCTCACTGGAGACGGTGGAGACCACGGTGCTGGAAGGCTTTCGCGTGATGATGGGGCGCGACGCCGACGCGGGAGACGACGACTTCCTCAGCATCTTCCACGGCGAGCACTTCGTCCTCGTGGACGCCGAAGGCCGCATCCGTGGGTACTACCGCGTGGTGGACGACTCCGGCGGCCTCGAATCACTCCAGCGAGACCTCGAAGCCCTGGTGCGGACGCGCGGCGGCTGA
- a CDS encoding YcnI family copper-binding membrane protein, with protein MKSSLPTLFAVASLVAGTAAHAHISVTGPGPAVAGTTYDAQFTISHGCSGADTYRVKVRIPEGVTSVRPLDSTFGKATVEKDGNGQVTSITWTRGTTADVLPADTHAHRLSLRARLPDAPFTTVYFPTTQVCRDAQGRETTVEWVGTSGHGGHGAEDSGSTPQPEPAPELFVYPARTPGWNKYTVEAHVHDFAVFRDALIVWAGDSAYSPNPVTKALIETEPGTKVLTEIHPGTEIWVKY; from the coding sequence TTGAAGTCCTCACTTCCAACGCTGTTCGCCGTCGCGAGTCTGGTGGCAGGTACCGCGGCACACGCTCACATCTCCGTCACCGGACCGGGGCCCGCCGTCGCGGGCACGACGTACGATGCGCAGTTCACCATCAGCCATGGGTGCAGCGGCGCGGACACCTATCGCGTGAAGGTTCGGATTCCGGAGGGCGTCACGTCAGTTCGTCCGCTCGACTCCACCTTCGGCAAGGCCACGGTGGAGAAGGATGGGAATGGACAGGTGACCTCCATCACCTGGACCCGAGGCACCACCGCGGACGTGCTGCCCGCGGACACACACGCGCACCGGCTCTCGCTGCGTGCACGGCTGCCGGACGCGCCCTTCACCACCGTGTACTTCCCCACCACGCAGGTCTGCCGCGATGCCCAGGGCCGCGAGACGACGGTGGAGTGGGTGGGCACGTCCGGACATGGCGGCCATGGAGCAGAGGACTCGGGCTCCACGCCGCAGCCGGAGCCCGCTCCGGAGCTCTTCGTGTATCCCGCTCGCACGCCGGGCTGGAACAAGTACACCGTGGAGGCCCACGTGCATGACTTCGCCGTGTTCCGCGATGCGCTCATCGTCTGGGCGGGGGACAGTGCCTACAGCCCCAATCCGGTGACGAAGGCGCTCATCGAGACGGAGCCCGGGACGAAGGTGCTGACGGAGATTCATCCGGGCACGGAAATCTGGGTCAAGTACTGA